The Comamonas sp. 26 DNA window TGCGGGAGCAACGGACTCTAATAGTTTCTTTGTCAGCGGTGCAGTGCCAATGAATGCTAGCCGGGTCACTGCATCTCGCAACGTACCCTATTTCTTTTTCTTTGCAGCAGGGGCCAGCAATAGTCGCGATGTGCAGGCAGTGGCGACAGCCGCGCGTAGCAGGCCGTTGGCACAGCTCAGAGTCAGAAGCAAGCTGATTCAGATTGATGACAAGAAATCGGCCATTCTCAACCCCATCATTGGGGGACTTTTGGGCGGCAGCTTGAATGTCTCTGCTGCTGGCTGGAACGGCCTGGCGAACGTCCAGCTCTCATTGCTGGATTTTTTCAGAGAGTTAGGGCTGAAGAAAGGTCTGATCGATGTCAATGCCACCGTCATCGATTACGAAAAAATTCTTGATACCAACATCTCGGCCTTGGACGTGATCGATGTCATGCTATCTGCGCTTCAGAGGCAAACCAATAGCAACAACAACCCCCAGGCCGTGAGTGCGGCGATAACCGCTTTGAGTGCCATTGTTTCGGCCAATATATCCAAGGTTCAGCTCAAGCTGAGGGAACTGCTGGATATCAAGTCTGGCACTTCGGATGCGGCTTTGGGCGCACAACTGAACGCACTAAATACTGTGCAGCTTTTGGCACAGGTTTCGGGGCAAAAGAATGGTCTTGTGGTCAAGAGCAATGTTCTTGATCTTCCAGGAATCGGGGCCGTCAAAATCAGCTTGAAAGTGATTGAGCCTCCTCAGTCATCGGTGATCGCTCCACTGCCATCTGTAAGTGCAACATCTTTCGAGAATGCTGCCATTGCTGTGAAAACAGCACAGATCCAGGCACTGATTTCTGCAGACCTCAAGGTGCTGGATGGTCTCAGTGGGCTAGTCAACATTCTGGGTGGTTTAGTGGGTTTGCTGACGTCCGTGTCACCTCAATTGACGGATATTCCAGCGAGATTTGACCTGCATATCGAAGGTGTTGGAGGTCAGGCATGGGTGGAAAGTGGGCAATGTTCTCCAACTAAGCAGATGAAGGTGCATGCGGAGACATCTATTGCCAAGATTCGGTTTGGAAGAATGGGCAATACGGCTGATGAGGCCCTGGCAAATGCCTATAGCAAAAATCCATCCAACTATCTGCAGCCGTTCAAGGTCATTGATATCGGGCGGCAGGTGCTTTTGTTTCGAGAGGCTGGATACTACGGCGGAGTGGGGCTGAAGATTGATACCACCGCTGGATTGAAAAACAGCAAGATTTTTAATCTTGCTGCACCTGATACTGTGTTGCCTTTGAACAGTAGCAAGGAGGCGTTTCAGAACTTCAGCATGACGGGAATCATCGCAAGCCTGCAGGGTTTACTCAACTCGGATGCACTTCAGATCATTCAACCGCCCACTGGAAGTAGTCCACTTGCCGGGCTCGTAGGGCTGGTAAACAATATTTTGGCGGAAGTGCTCAAGACTCTCTCGAGCGTCGTTGGCAAGATACTTGCGCCTTTGTTGGACCCGGTGCTGGATCAACTGCTGGGCCTGCTTGGCATTGATGTGGCCCAGGCACAGGTAGAAGGCCGCATGGACTGCGGAGCGGTCGAGCTGGTCTACTGAGCTTGATGCAACTGCAAATGGAGTCTCTGCAACGCATAAGTGGTCGTGGCCTGCCTTATGTAGTGTCGGCTGCCTATCAGGTTGAGCAAAATACTATGGGGCACGCCTTGCACACACCACCCCACCCAAACCGTTCCCACAGGCTTCTCCACCGACCCGCCTCCAGGCCCGGCAATCCCCGTCACCGCAATACTGACCTGAGCGCGGGAGTGACGAATCGCGCCTTCTGCCATGGCGCACACGACTTCTTCGCTGACGGCACCGTGTTTGGCGATCAGCTCGGCGGGCACGCCCAGCATCTCGGTCTTGGCTTCGTTGGAGTAGGTCACAAAGCCGCGATCAAACCATTGGCTGGAGCCTGCAAGATCGGTGCAGGCGGCGGCGATCATGCCTCCGGTGCAGCTTTCAGCGGTGGCCAGCATCCAGCCTTTTTCGGTCAGCTTGGCTGCCAGTTGTTGAACCAGCTCTTCAATGCTGGTTTCTTGTTCGCTCATTGTCTTCTCCATCGCTTATTTACTTAGAAGAAATGTCGCCAGAGCGCGATCACAAGTAGCGTGCAAAAAGCAGCTACCAGGTCATCCCACATGATTCCCCAGCCGCCGCGCGGGCCGAAGCCTTTGAACAGGCGGTCGGCCCATTTGACGGGCTGGGGTTTGACGGCATCAAAGAAGCGGAACAGTGCAAAGCAGACGAGCTGGCCCCAGAAACCCAGAGGCGTGCACAGCCAAAGAATGATCCACATGGCGACGACTTCATCCCAGACGATATGGCCGGGGTCGGCCACGCGCATGTGCTGGGCTGTGACGGTGCAGGCCCACCAGCCCACGGGGATGCTGGCGGCAATCACCCAGCCGATCTGTGCTTTATCCAGCCACTGCGCCAGTACCAGATAGGCAAGCCAGGCCCATAGCGTGCCGAAGGTTCCGGGAGCTATGCGGGGCAGGCCTGAGCCAAAGCCCAGCGCAATCATGTGGGCCGGGTGCTGCAGCATGAAGCTGACCGAGGGGTGAGCGATGGGAGCAGTTCCCATCTCAGCGTGCGCTTTGCTATTGATAGCTGCTTGCGCAATATATGCCTGCGCTTCAGCGATATTTGAGGGTTCGTCGGTCATGACTTGATGATACGCGTGGCCTTGGCTCTGCCAATACTCACCTTGTCAGGGCATCGCCAAGCCTTGCCCTTTTTAATGGGCAAGATGCGTGTCAATCGCTTTTACTGAAGGCCGCTGATGGGCAGGTTTTCGGGGAAGCGAATCTCATGCGTGGCCTGAAATTGCGCTGTGCTGCGTGCGGCAAGGTTTTGTTCCCAGGAAATCATGCCGTTTTGCGCATTCCAGCGGGTACTGGTGGGCTGGGGCGCGTATTGCGATTGCACCTTGATCTGCTCATTGCCAGAGATGGGAGCCGTGTCCAGCACCTGCAGCGCAATGGGCTGGTCGTGGCGATTTTCTACGGCGTAGCTGCGCACCACAGTGCGTTCGGTCTTGCTGCTGGCCCAGCCACTGCTGCCGGTATTGCTCTGTGCGGGCAGGCGGCGCACCACCACTTTCTCATCGCGGCCAAAAGACAGGCCCTGTGCCAGTGCCTGGGCGTTGCCAAAGTCCAGCCGCCCATTGCCGACCAGTGCTTCGTCGCGGAACAGGGTGACAGGGCCTGCAGGCCAGATGCCTTGCGGCGCCTGCAGCGTGGCGATCAGGTAGGCCGCCTCTTCCACGGCAGGGGCCGTGCGGGTGAGCAGGCTGGTGGCCAGATTTTCCTGCCCCAGCGAGAGCGTGGTGCGCTCGGCGCTGGATGGAACGGTGATCTTGTAGGGCACGACAAATTGCGTGCTGTATGCCGTATTGATGCTGGAGACATCCAAATCTGGAAGAGCCGGCGCGTCAGCGACTTCGGCAGTCATCTTGGCGCTGGCGCGGGCCATCATGACCGGTGCTGGCGCAGGCGCTGCTAGGGCTATGGGCTGGACGACATCGACCACCCAAGGGCGGGGCATGGCACCTTGTGTGTTGCGTGTGGGCTGGCCGGTGGAAAGGCGCAGGCGCACATTGCTCCAGTCCTCGCCGCTGGCCTGCACGACAAAGGCCTGCCGTTCAAGCTGTACCTGATTTTTGACGCTGTTCAGCTGGGCACGGTAGGTGGGCTGCCAGCTTGGGCCGCGCACTTGATAGCTCAGTCGCACATTGGCTGCGCGGGGGCTGGCCAGTTGCACGGTGATTTTCATGACCTGTGACTGCTGACCACCGGTGCGGTCGCGTTCCTGGCGCAGCGGCTGCAATTGCGCCAGCAGGTCTTGCTTTTGCCGCTGAACTTGGTGGGCGCGCAGGCTGTTGTCGCGGCTGCTTTGGCGCAGGACCTGGCTGGTGCTCGCAATCTGCGTGGGCGTAACTCGGGCTTCGTCGCTGGGTTTGCTCACGCCCTGCAGAAAGTCGCCCACCAGCTTGGCGGCGTTTTCTTCGGCTTCGATGCTGGCGAGCTGGTCTTCCAGCGTGCGAATCTGCTGATCCAGCGGGCTGGTGCAATCTTTGGCCGCCATCTGGCGGGCCTGCATCAGCACCTTGATCTCACCCACGCGCAGGCCTTCGTCGCCGCTGATCTGCAGGCTTTGCGTGTCCACACTGGCGGGCAGGCACTCAAAGCTCAGTTGACGGGTTTGCGCTTCAATGCGGGCCTCGCGTTGCACGGCGGCAATGCCGGGGTAGAGCGTGACCTCCGTAATCGGCGCACGGCTGCCTGAAACGCTGAGGCTGGCACCATCCGCCGCCTGCGCATTCAATGCAGGCAGAGTGGCAGCAAGGCCGGCAAAGTAGACAGGCAGCAGATGGCGTGAACGCATGAGACAGCTCTTGTTTCCAGTGAACAAGGTTTGAGCTTAACCGAGAGCGCGCACAGCGTTTAGCTGCCAAAGTGGTCGAAGGACTTCCACTGGCTGGCCATCAAAGCGCCATCAGCGCCGATGACGCGCAGGCCTGATCTGGCATCAATGCGGCCTATGCAGGTCACGGGCGTGGCGCTAGCGGCACCTGCGGCCAGTACATCGGCATGACGTGCGACTGGGGCGGTAAAGCACAGCTCGTAATCGTCGCCACCGGCTAGCGTGCATTGCTGCTGAAGATTCAAGCCAAACTGCCATGAAGCGCTTTGCGGATAATCGCTGGCAGCTATCAAAGGCGTAGTGAGGCGGCTATCCACAGTGGCACCGACTTGCGACAGTTCAAGGATATGGCCGAGGTCGCCCAGCAGGCCATCGCTCACATCCAGCGCGCTGCTGGCAATGCCGTGCAGGGCAAGGCCCAGGGCGACGCGTGGTGTGGGACTTTCCAGCCTCTGGCGGGTTTGTTCAAGCAAGGCAGCTGGCAGCTGGATATGGCCTTGCAGGGCTTCCAGCGCCAGTCGCGCATCGCCCAGGTGGCCGCTGACCCAGATTTCATCGCCAGCCTTGGCACCGCTGCGCAGCAGGGCTTGACCGGGCGGTACTTCGCCAAACACGGTGATGCAGATGTTGAGCGGGCCGCTGGTGGTGTCGCCGCCGATCAACTCACAGTCGTGCGCGTCGGCCAGTGCCAGCAAGCCTGCGGCAAATTCGCTGATCCATGGCTCATCAGCGCGGGGCAGAGACAGGGCGAGGGTGAAGGCGAGAGGCTTGGCACCGCTGGCTGCCAGATCGCTGAGGTTGACGGCCAGCGCCTTGTGGCCCAGCAGGCGCGGATTGACGTCGGGGAAGAAGTGGCGGCCTTCGACCAGCATGTCGCTGGAGATGGCCAGCTGCATGCCGGGTGCCGGAGCCAGCAGCGCGCAGTCGTCGCCCACGCCCAAAGCGGCGCGGCGTACGGGCCGCTGGAAGTAGCGGCGGATCAGGTCAAATTCACCCATGAAGTCACTGGCCGCTTCAAAGGCGGCGCGTTGGGCCGCTGGTCAACGGCCATGGTTAAAACTGTTCCAGTGCCTTGCCTTGCCTTGCCTTGCCTTGCGTGACCGTGACATGGCAGATGGTCGGGAAGCCGCTGAAATCGAACACTTCGCAGACATGAGACTGGGTGATTGAGGGGCGATATTGGCTTGTGCATGGCTGCAAAACAGTAGAACAAGCTCTCAGATCATGAGAAAGCGAGGCTCAGCAGTATTGAAGTTCACATTTTGGGACTGCTTTTTGGACTCATGGCCAGAAAAAGCTCCATGGCTTGCGCCACATGCGCTGGCGTATGGCTTTGTAGATGCGCGAGCGGTCCACACCGCTGACATTGTGGGCACGCAGTGCCACGCGGAAAGCCATGTAAAAGCTCACGCCCACATTCAACGCTGCGTTGAAGGGCAGCATGGCCACGGCCCACCAAAGCAGGTCGTCGTGCAGCACTTCCCAGCCTAGCGATGCTGCGGCGACGCCGATCTGGCCTGTGGACAGGGTGACGTGGCGCACCTCCATGCCAAGACCAAAGAAGGCCGTAAATGCGGGTACCAATCCCAGCATGAAGCCCAGCGAGATATTGGATGCGAGGCTGGAGATGTTCTTGCGCAAAAAAGTCGCCCAGCGGTCTGCACGCTCCGCGCCCAGCGTGCGTGTGATGCTTGGGTTGTAGCGAATGACCGAGTCGATATTGCGCAGCACAAACCAGTTTTCTGCACCGCCTGCAATCAGGCTGCTGGTGAACAGCAGAACGCCTGTGAATGCTGCAAACAGCACCGATGGACCGAGCAGGCTCAGCGAATCCAGTACCTGCTCTGCATGCTTGGTACTGAGTGCCTGATGGCCTGTGAGATAGGCGTAGCCAAGAGACAGCAGCAGCGCGGCGGGGAAGACGATAAGCACGTTGCCCAGAATGGCTGCGACCTGAGAGCGCACCAGATGGGCAACCTCGTCGACAAACTCCTGAATGGAGCTGTCGGTCTGGATGTCCTTGAGCTTGGCAGCCATGGCTGGTGCCGTCATGGCGGGCTGCTTGGTGGCCACCGTGAAATGCAGCATCTGGATCAGCACAAAGCTGATGGCGTAGTTGAAGCCCGCCGCCATCCCCGACCAGAAGACGGACAGACCCAGCGCATACAGCGCAAACTTGGCCAGCGTGGTAAAGGCCATCACAAAGCCGCCGCCTGCGGCCTTGGCCATCATGCTGCGGTATTCGGCACCGTCGCGGGTGATGTAGTGCTCGCCGGTTTCTGCGCTGCGCTCGGCCACTTTGGCGGCCAGCAGCGACGAGTTGGTGGACATCAGCGCACGCACACTGCGGCGTTCAATGCCCACAGCGACGAGGTTGGAGAGCAGCTCGGACGTTTCGTACGAGCGGTCGTTTGACAGCAGGCAGTCCAGCAGGCGGCGAATGCGCACAATGCGGGCGCGCACCTGGCGCAGTCGGAAGATCAGGCCTACGGAAATACCTTCAGCCTCGACATAGGAGTACACCGAGGACACGGCGGCGCGGCAGGCTTCAAGGCGTTCGCGCAACTGTGCGGCAGCGGCATCACGACGATCTGTGGTGCGCAGCGGCAGCATGACTTCCACGCGCAGGTTTTCCACGTCGTGAATCAGTGCGTGAAATGGCTTTTCCTCGCGCGCTTGTTCGCTCATGCGCAGACGCAGCTCGGGCGCAAAGCCCGTGGAGAGAATCTGGCCCGAGCAATAGGTGATGGCGTCGAGCAGATTGCGTTCCCAGAAGCTGACGCCTTCTTCCTGCTGCGGGGCCAGCAGCGCCGTGATGCGGTTCATGAGCTGGCTATCCAGCGCATGCAGCCAGCGGGCATCAAAGCGGTCGGGAAAGACCAGCATGAACAGCTCTGAGGCATCTACCGTCTCGGGCGTGCTGGGTAGCTTGTAGCGCAGGCGCTCGACCACTTCGCTGGCCATGGCGGTGCGAGGCGCAAAGCCAAAGTCGGCCAGCAAGGCGGTGATGTCAACCGTCTCCACCAGCGTCTTGCTCCAGCGGCGCAGGCGATTCAGTGCTTCGGGGTCGGCCTCGAAGGCGGCCACGATTTCTTCTACGCGCCGCACAGCGCCATCCACCGATGGCTGGGCTGCGCGTATCCATTCGGCCAGATAAATCAGCCACAGATGGCGCTGTGCAAGGCCTGCGCCGGGGTCCAGAGACAGGAGCAGGCCGGGCAGGTCAAGAGTGCTTTTTTTCATGCTTTAACGGTAATCGCGTCTTAGTGCAGAACGCGTGTTTCGGGCATGGGCATAGCCTCGCCAGAGTCGTTCATCTGCAGCACGAAAAGAGGAATCTCGCACTCAAAGGTTTCACCTTCGTGACTCACGCACAGATACGTGCCTCGCATGGTGCCCGAGGGTGTGCGCAGCTGGCAGCCGCTGCTGTACTCAAACGATTCACCGGGCTGCAGCAGCGGCTGGCGCCCCACCACGCCCAGGCCCTTGACCTCTTCGACATGGCCCAGCTCATTGGTGATCACCCAGTGCCGCGCAATCAGCTGCGCGGGCACCTCACCCGTGTTGGTCACGGTGATGGTGTAAGAAAACACATAGACGCCGGCGGCCGGGGTGGACTGCTCGGGCAAATAGGCGGGCTGGACTTGAACCAGAAACTCGTGCATTGGCATGGCCCAATGGTAACTGCGACAATTGCCAACCATGAGCCCCACCTACCGTATTGCCCCCTCCATCCTGTCTGCCGACTTTGCCCGCCTGGGTGAAGAAGTGCGCAATGTCATTGCTGCAGGCGCAGACTGGATTCACTTCGATGTGATGGACAACCATTACGTGCCGAATCTGACTTTCGGCCCCATGATCTGTCAGGCTTTGAAGCCGCACGCCGTGACGGCCGACGGCAAGCCCGTGCCGATTGACGTGCACCTGATGGTTCAGCCCGTGGACGATCTGGCCACCGCCTTTGCCAAGGCCGGTGCTGACTACATCAGCTTCCACCCCGATGCATCGCAGCATGTGCACCGCAGTGTGCAAAACATCAAGTCCCACGGCTGCAAGGCTGGTCTGACCTTCAATCCCGCCGCGTCGCTGGATGTGCTGGACTGGATGATCGAGGACATCGACCTGATTTTGCTGATGAGCGTGAACCCCGGCTTTGGTGGTCAAAGCTTTATTGATAGCACGCTGCGCAAGATTGAAAAGGCCCGCAAGCTGATTGATGCTTCTGGCAAAGACATCCGCCTGGAAGTGGATGGCGGCATCAAGGAAGCCAATATCCGTGCCGTGGCCGACGCCGGTGCCGACACCTTTGTGGCTGGCAGTGCCATCTTCAACCAGCCTGATTACAAGGCCGTGATTGACCAGATGCGTAAGAACTTGGGCTAACTCGCTCTGAGCGGCTCTGGCTTGGCGTCCGTGCTGGAGTCGTTTGAACCAAAGCCTGCATGGTCACGTCATGCAGGCTTTTTTTGAGTCTTTTTGGCTGTAAGCGCTCTATCTGATTGCGCTTGCAGCTATTGAATTGATAGTTGTATGAAGCTGAACCTGCCCACTCCCGCCGCTGCACTGGATATTGATGCCGTCATGGTCGATCTCGACGGAACCATGGTGAACACGCTGGGCGACTTTGCCGAAGCACTTAACCGCATGCTGGCCGATCTGTCTTTGCCCGCCATTGCGCCGCAAGCCATTGAGAACATGGTGGGTAAGGGGAGCGAGAACCTGATTCGCTCCGTGCTGGCGCATGTGGGTGCGGCAGATATCGAGGCGGTTTACCAGCAAGCCTGGCTGCGCTACGAGCATCACTATCTGGCTATCAACGGCCAGTTTGCCGACCTCTACCCCGGCGTGCTTGAAGGTTTGCAGGCGCTTCAATCCATGGGGTTGCGCATGGCCTGCCTGACCAACAAGCCTTTGTCTTTTGCTCAGCCGCTGCTGGCTGCCAAAGGCCTGGATGGCTTTTTTGACTGCGTGTTTGGTGGTGATTCCTTTCCGCGCAAAAAGCCTGACCCGATGCCGCTGGTCGAGACCTGCAAGGCATTGGGCAGTGAACCGGCCCGCACGCTGATGGTGGGCGATTCCAGCAACGACGCGCAGGCCGCCCACGCCGCAGGCTGCCCGGTGGTACTGATGACCTACGGCTACAACCATGGTGAGCCCATCACGGCGGTGGATGCCAAGGCGCATTTGCATTCTCTGGCGCAGTTTGCTGTGTGATACCGTAGTGTTGTCCACATTTCTGGCAAGAAAGAGTGCGGATAAGCATATTTGCTAGAGTCGTTGGCTTTGCATGAACCATGCCGCCCCCAGATGTACTGGGGTGCTGGCAGAGAACGAGAGGGACTCACGCCACATGCACGGACTGCACCTGACTGCCGACCTTTACCAATGCACAGGCCACGAGCGCTACATGCTCGATGCCGATGCCATCGCCCAGCTTTGCCGCGACCAGACTGCGGCTTCGGGCCTGACGCTGGTGGATGACACATGGGTGAAATTCCCACCCTATGAAGGTCAGCCCGGTGGCGTTACGGGAACTGTTTTGCTGGCGGAGTCGCATCTGGCCATCCACACTTGGCCGGAAACGGGCAGCGTCACCATTGACGTTTATGTGTGCAACTTCTCGGATGACAACTCGGGCAAGGCCCGCAGCCTGATGGAAGGCGTGATCGAAGCGTTTGCACCCCAGCGCGTGCTGCGTCAGCACCTGATGCGTGGCGACATCCGCATGGCAACGCCTGCTGAAGACGCGACTGAGGACGTTCCAGAGAGCGCGGCGCAGACCGAATCCAGCTGGACCATGGAGCAACTCACGCCGAACACCCGCTTTGGCTATCGCACAACGGGCAGCGAAAAGCAGCAGACTCCGTTTCAGCAACTGGAGCTGCTGCAGACGCCGCAGTTTGGCAAGGTGCTGCGGCTCGATGATCGCTTCATGACCTCCGAGGGCGAGGAATTTTTTTACCATGAGGCACTGGTTCACCCTGCCGCCATGGCCCATCCCGCGCCGCGCAAGGCCTTGATTCTGGGCGGTGGTGACGGCGGGGCGGCCGAAGAGCTGCTCAAGCACCCGAGCATTGAGCGTGTAGTGCTGGCCGAGCTGGATGAGGCTGTGGTGCAGTTCTCGCGTCAGCATCTGCAAACAGTGCATCGCGGCGCGCTCGATGATGCGCGCGTGCAGGTCTGCATAGGTGACGGGCTGGCCTTGATGGACGAAACCGATGAACGCTTTGACCTGGCACTGATGGACCTGACAGACCCCGATACACCTGCCAGCGCCCTGTATTCGCCAGCGTCACTGGCGCGCATGAAGCGTGTGCTGGCACCGGGCGGCGCGCTGGTGCTGCATCTGGGCAGCCCGGTCTTTCATGGCAAGCAGGTGGCTGAGCTGGCGCGCAGCCTGCGCGAGCAGTTTGCCGTGGTGCGCTGCTATGGCCTCTACATTCCGCTTTATGGTGCTTACTGGGGGCTGGCTGTGGCCTCTGACGAACTGGACCCGCTGGAGCTGAGGGAGCAGAGGGTGGCCGAGCGCCTTAAGCAGCGCAATGTGGGCGATCTGCAGTACTACAACACCCAGGTACACGGAGCGCTGTTTGCACTGCCTGGCTACTACCGCGAGCTGCTGAAGCCGCAGTGAGTCAGCCGGCCTCGCCCAGCAGCGCTTTTTTAAGCTGCTGATCGGCGGGCCTGGGGCCTAGCCAGATGCCCAGCAGGGCGTTGAAGAACTCTGGCTCTTTAAAGGCTTCGCCCTGCGGCTGCCCCTTGACGGTGACGATGCTGCCCTGACCGGGAATCCAGTCCACGGAGAAGTTTTCGCCCGTCAGCAGCTTTTTGTGCTGGCTGAACAGCTCGCTCATGCGCATCACGCCAGGAATCAGCTTGGAGAACGCAGCGCGCTCCATGTTGTCTTCCATCCCGCGTGAAAACAGCTTTCCCAGCTCTGCCGAATCAATGTCGCGCAGCATGGTCACGGTGATGCGCTTGTGGCCGCCAAGGGCTGCCACATCCTGAAAACTGTGGGCAGGCTTTTCCAGATACAGGCCGGCGGTATAGACCTTGAAAACTGCCTTGTAGCGCGTGCCCGCGCCGTTGAGTTCCAGGGCCTTGCCTTGCGACTGCACCGTAGGTGCATAGGTCACGCCGTGGATTTTGACGGGTTCGGTCGATGTGGCCTGTGCCAGAGAGGCGGAGCTGGCAAGCGCCACCGCGAGCAGCAGGGCGCGCGTAAAACGAGAGCTGGGCATGGGGTGTGTCTCCTCGGTAGGCCGGCGTTGAAGCTCTGGTGGCTGCCGGTTGGGATGTGTATGTTTAAATTTGTAAGCGTTCACTGCAATAAGGACTCACCCCAGCGCAGTGAGGATGGCAGCGGTCA harbors:
- the rpe gene encoding ribulose-phosphate 3-epimerase, encoding MSPTYRIAPSILSADFARLGEEVRNVIAAGADWIHFDVMDNHYVPNLTFGPMICQALKPHAVTADGKPVPIDVHLMVQPVDDLATAFAKAGADYISFHPDASQHVHRSVQNIKSHGCKAGLTFNPAASLDVLDWMIEDIDLILLMSVNPGFGGQSFIDSTLRKIEKARKLIDASGKDIRLEVDGGIKEANIRAVADAGADTFVAGSAIFNQPDYKAVIDQMRKNLG
- the apaG gene encoding Co2+/Mg2+ efflux protein ApaG — encoded protein: MPMHEFLVQVQPAYLPEQSTPAAGVYVFSYTITVTNTGEVPAQLIARHWVITNELGHVEEVKGLGVVGRQPLLQPGESFEYSSGCQLRTPSGTMRGTYLCVSHEGETFECEIPLFVLQMNDSGEAMPMPETRVLH
- a CDS encoding TadG family pilus assembly protein yields the protein MPSFATGLSRARIRRQSGAVAMLGALWLMIAVICLATIDIGNVFWQKRELQKIADLAALAGAQALTSSECQANAKQIATLNGMTGTPLVECGNWVPVAGATDSNSFFVSGAVPMNASRVTASRNVPYFFFFAAGASNSRDVQAVATAARSRPLAQLRVRSKLIQIDDKKSAILNPIIGGLLGGSLNVSAAGWNGLANVQLSLLDFFRELGLKKGLIDVNATVIDYEKILDTNISALDVIDVMLSALQRQTNSNNNPQAVSAAITALSAIVSANISKVQLKLRELLDIKSGTSDAALGAQLNALNTVQLLAQVSGQKNGLVVKSNVLDLPGIGAVKISLKVIEPPQSSVIAPLPSVSATSFENAAIAVKTAQIQALISADLKVLDGLSGLVNILGGLVGLLTSVSPQLTDIPARFDLHIEGVGGQAWVESGQCSPTKQMKVHAETSIAKIRFGRMGNTADEALANAYSKNPSNYLQPFKVIDIGRQVLLFREAGYYGGVGLKIDTTAGLKNSKIFNLAAPDTVLPLNSSKEAFQNFSMTGIIASLQGLLNSDALQIIQPPTGSSPLAGLVGLVNNILAEVLKTLSSVVGKILAPLLDPVLDQLLGLLGIDVAQAQVEGRMDCGAVELVY
- the thiL gene encoding thiamine-phosphate kinase — encoded protein: MGEFDLIRRYFQRPVRRAALGVGDDCALLAPAPGMQLAISSDMLVEGRHFFPDVNPRLLGHKALAVNLSDLAASGAKPLAFTLALSLPRADEPWISEFAAGLLALADAHDCELIGGDTTSGPLNICITVFGEVPPGQALLRSGAKAGDEIWVSGHLGDARLALEALQGHIQLPAALLEQTRQRLESPTPRVALGLALHGIASSALDVSDGLLGDLGHILELSQVGATVDSRLTTPLIAASDYPQSASWQFGLNLQQQCTLAGGDDYELCFTAPVARHADVLAAGAASATPVTCIGRIDARSGLRVIGADGALMASQWKSFDHFGS
- a CDS encoding phosphatidylglycerophosphatase A produces the protein MTDEPSNIAEAQAYIAQAAINSKAHAEMGTAPIAHPSVSFMLQHPAHMIALGFGSGLPRIAPGTFGTLWAWLAYLVLAQWLDKAQIGWVIAASIPVGWWACTVTAQHMRVADPGHIVWDEVVAMWIILWLCTPLGFWGQLVCFALFRFFDAVKPQPVKWADRLFKGFGPRGGWGIMWDDLVAAFCTLLVIALWRHFF
- a CDS encoding DUF4139 domain-containing protein, giving the protein MRSRHLLPVYFAGLAATLPALNAQAADGASLSVSGSRAPITEVTLYPGIAAVQREARIEAQTRQLSFECLPASVDTQSLQISGDEGLRVGEIKVLMQARQMAAKDCTSPLDQQIRTLEDQLASIEAEENAAKLVGDFLQGVSKPSDEARVTPTQIASTSQVLRQSSRDNSLRAHQVQRQKQDLLAQLQPLRQERDRTGGQQSQVMKITVQLASPRAANVRLSYQVRGPSWQPTYRAQLNSVKNQVQLERQAFVVQASGEDWSNVRLRLSTGQPTRNTQGAMPRPWVVDVVQPIALAAPAPAPVMMARASAKMTAEVADAPALPDLDVSSINTAYSTQFVVPYKITVPSSAERTTLSLGQENLATSLLTRTAPAVEEAAYLIATLQAPQGIWPAGPVTLFRDEALVGNGRLDFGNAQALAQGLSFGRDEKVVVRRLPAQSNTGSSGWASSKTERTVVRSYAVENRHDQPIALQVLDTAPISGNEQIKVQSQYAPQPTSTRWNAQNGMISWEQNLAARSTAQFQATHEIRFPENLPISGLQ
- a CDS encoding CinA family protein, with the protein product MSEQETSIEELVQQLAAKLTEKGWMLATAESCTGGMIAAACTDLAGSSQWFDRGFVTYSNEAKTEMLGVPAELIAKHGAVSEEVVCAMAEGAIRHSRAQVSIAVTGIAGPGGGSVEKPVGTVWVGWCVQGVPHSILLNLIGSRHYIRQATTTYALQRLHLQLHQAQ
- a CDS encoding site-specific recombinase codes for the protein MKKSTLDLPGLLLSLDPGAGLAQRHLWLIYLAEWIRAAQPSVDGAVRRVEEIVAAFEADPEALNRLRRWSKTLVETVDITALLADFGFAPRTAMASEVVERLRYKLPSTPETVDASELFMLVFPDRFDARWLHALDSQLMNRITALLAPQQEEGVSFWERNLLDAITYCSGQILSTGFAPELRLRMSEQAREEKPFHALIHDVENLRVEVMLPLRTTDRRDAAAAQLRERLEACRAAVSSVYSYVEAEGISVGLIFRLRQVRARIVRIRRLLDCLLSNDRSYETSELLSNLVAVGIERRSVRALMSTNSSLLAAKVAERSAETGEHYITRDGAEYRSMMAKAAGGGFVMAFTTLAKFALYALGLSVFWSGMAAGFNYAISFVLIQMLHFTVATKQPAMTAPAMAAKLKDIQTDSSIQEFVDEVAHLVRSQVAAILGNVLIVFPAALLLSLGYAYLTGHQALSTKHAEQVLDSLSLLGPSVLFAAFTGVLLFTSSLIAGGAENWFVLRNIDSVIRYNPSITRTLGAERADRWATFLRKNISSLASNISLGFMLGLVPAFTAFFGLGMEVRHVTLSTGQIGVAAASLGWEVLHDDLLWWAVAMLPFNAALNVGVSFYMAFRVALRAHNVSGVDRSRIYKAIRQRMWRKPWSFFWP
- the gph gene encoding phosphoglycolate phosphatase (PGP is an essential enzyme in the glycolate salvage pathway in higher organisms (photorespiration in plants). Phosphoglycolate results from the oxidase activity of RubisCO in the Calvin cycle when concentrations of carbon dioxide are low relative to oxygen. This enzyme is a member of the Haloacid Dehalogenase (HAD) superfamily of aspartate-nucleophile hydrolase enzymes (PF00702).), producing the protein MKLNLPTPAAALDIDAVMVDLDGTMVNTLGDFAEALNRMLADLSLPAIAPQAIENMVGKGSENLIRSVLAHVGAADIEAVYQQAWLRYEHHYLAINGQFADLYPGVLEGLQALQSMGLRMACLTNKPLSFAQPLLAAKGLDGFFDCVFGGDSFPRKKPDPMPLVETCKALGSEPARTLMVGDSSNDAQAAHAAGCPVVLMTYGYNHGEPITAVDAKAHLHSLAQFAV